A DNA window from Rhineura floridana isolate rRhiFlo1 chromosome 11, rRhiFlo1.hap2, whole genome shotgun sequence contains the following coding sequences:
- the LOC133368043 gene encoding histidine-rich glycoprotein-like, which produces MGMNVLNINGTFNIYNQEHFHHNCRNPDQFHHNTSFHNHYTHIKSHHHTCSHQQQPQYTSFYDGELHHINCYNVNKHYRKNRHNTSSDYHCNHPSDYYTTFYYNSSHDIYNQEHFHHNSRNPDQFHHNTSFHNHYSHIKSHHHTYSHQQQPQYTSFYDGELHHINCYNVNKHYRKNRHNTSSDYHCNNPSDYYITFYYNSSHDIYNQEHYHHNCGNPDQFHHNTSFHNHYTHIKSHHHTCSHQQQPQYTSFYDGELHHINCYNVNKHYRKNRHNTPSDYHHNNTASYYSEFHHNRSHE; this is translated from the exons atgggtaTGAATGTGCTGAACATCAATGGGACTTTCAA TATCTACAACCAGGAGCACTTCCACCACAACTGCAGGAACCCTGACCAGTTCCATCACAACACCAGCTTCCACAATCACTACACCCACATCAAGAGCCACCATCACACCTGCAGCCACCAGCAGCAGCCTCAGTACACCAGCTTCTATGATGGCGAGCTCCACCACATTAATTGCTACAATGTCAACAAGCACTACCGCAAGAACAGGCACAACACCTCTAGTGACTACCATTGCAACCATCCCAGTGACTACTACACCACATTCTACTACAACAGCAGCCACGA TATCTACAACCAGGAGCACTTCCACCACAACAGCAGGAACCCTGACCAGTTCCATCACAACACCAGCTTCCACAATCACTACAGCCACATCAAGAGCCACCATCACACCTACAGCCACCAGCAGCAGCCTCAGTACACCAGCTTCTATGATGGTGAGCTCCACCACATTAATTGCTACAACGTCAACAAGCACTACCGCAAGAACAGACACAACACCTCTAGTGACTACCATTGCAACAATCCCAGTGACTACTACATCACATTCTACTACAACAGCAGCCACGA TATCTACAACCAGGAGCACTACCACCACAACTGCGGGAACCCTGACCAGTTCCATCACAACACCAGCTTCCACAATCACTACACCCACATCAAGAGCCACCATCACACCTGCAGCCACCAGCAGCAGCCTCAGTACACCAGCTTCTATGATGGTGAGCTCCACCACATTAATTGCTACAACGTCAACAAGCACTACCGCAAGAACAGACACAACACCCCTAGTGACTACCATCACAACAATACCGCCAGCTACTACTCTGAGTTCCACCACAACAGAAGCCATGAGTAG
- the LOC133366167 gene encoding mucin-3A-like isoform X1, with the protein MAPATSTHFPTTSATSHWTTASTTATTIKATTQEKCENGGTHDGIKCLCLSLFYGPKCEFPVEIPSELEKCENGGTHDGIKCLCLSLFYGPKCEFPVEELEPVLETVPVTVEVQVRITSKKYKEELQNKSSEEYKTLEKTFTDEMNSVYENVAGYRGVVILNLRNGSIIVDHEVIIEAMINNNVNNIEAVVQNLTETVREQLVIMNSTMNNCTNSSTICFSAPTNPILNTTTHFSAEEFCRKIIHPKYVAYYYPDTTTGTLRCISNCTKDTLSSINCNHGVCRISERGPQCNCDDIETFWYVDNHCQTRFQKGYVGFGLALAVLLVASAILAIFLIRAKRRKSGASWSDDAELWYGEDEEEWHPSKGLSFKNEGTASRDSKDTLHHKQGRMRAWGTWHGSRKPCRPWTRARSSSDLRYLFIVPGFSTGISL; encoded by the exons ATGGCACCAGCCACCAGTACTCATTTTCCTACAACATCAGCCACCTCCCACTGGACCACAGCATCAACAACAGCCACCACCATAAAAGCAACCACTCAAG AAAAATGTGAAAATGGAGGAACACATGATGGCATTAAATGTTTGTGTCTGAGTTTATTCTATGGACCAAAGTGTGAATTCCCTGTAGAGATCCCTTCGGAATTGG AAAAATGTGAAAATGGAGGAACACATGATGGCATTAAATGTTTGTGTCTGAGTTTATTCTATGGACCAAAGTGTGAATTCCCTGTAGAGGAATTGG AACCTGTTTTAGAAACTGTGCCTGTGACAGTTGAAGTCCAGGTGAGGATCACCAGCAAGAAGTACAAGGAAGAGCTCCAAAACAAAAGCTCAGAAGAATATAAGACCTTGGAGAAGACCTTTACGGATGAG ATGAACAGTGTTTATGAAAATGTCGCTGGATATCGTGGTGTGGTGATCCTGAACCTTCG GAATGGCAGCATCATTGTGGACCACGAAGTCATCATTGAAGCTATGATAAACAATAACGTGAACAACATTGAAGCAGTTGTCCAGAACTTGACAGAGACAGTGCGGGAGCAACTGGTTATCATGAATTCCACCATGAACAACTGTACAAACAGCTCAA caatttgcttttcagcTCCAACTAACCCTATTCTGAACACAACCACACATTTTTCAGCTGAAG aATTTTGCAGAAAAATAATTCATCCTAAATATGTAGCCTACTATTACCCCGATACGACAACAGGCACCCTGCGCTGTATCTCCAACTGCACCAAGGACACCTTAAGCTCCATAAACTGCAACCATGGAGTGTGTCGCATCTCTGAAAGAGGTCCCCAGTGCAA CTGCGATGATATAGAGACATTTTGGTACGTGGACAATCACTGCCAGACACGCTTCCAGAAGGGCTATGTTGGCTTTGGTCTTGCGCTGGCTGTCCTCTTGGTGGCCAGTGCCATCCTGGCCATCTTCCTCATCAGGGCCAAACGGAGGAAGTCTGGAGCTAG CTGGTCTGATGATGCTGAGCTCTGGTATGGGGAGGATGAGGAAGAGTGGCATCCCTCAAAGGGTCTGAGCTTCAAGAATGAAGGAACAGCCTCCAGGGACAGTAAGGACACATTACATCATAAACAAGGTAGGATGCGTGCATGGGGCACATGGCATGGCAGCAGGAAACCTTGCCGACCATGGACCAGGGCTCGCAGCTCTTCAGATCTTAGGTACCTCTTTATAGTGCCCGGCTTCAGCACTGGGATATCATTATAA
- the LOC133366167 gene encoding mucin-3A-like isoform X2 has translation MAPATSTHFPTTSATSHWTTASTTATTIKATTQEKCENGGTHDGIKCLCLSLFYGPKCEFPVEIPSELEKCENGGTHDGIKCLCLSLFYGPKCEFPVEELEPVLETVPVTVEVQVRITSKKYKEELQNKSSEEYKTLEKTFTDEMNSVYENVAGYRGVVILNLRNGSIIVDHEVIIEAMINNNVNNIEAVVQNLTETVREQLVIMNSTMNNCTNSSTICFSAPTNPILNTTTHFSAEEFCRKIIHPKYVAYYYPDTTTGTLRCISNCTKDTLSSINCNHGVCRISERGPQCNCDDIETFWYVDNHCQTRFQKGYVGFGLALAVLLVASAILAIFLIRAKRRKSGASWSDDAELWYGEDEEEWHPSKGLSFKNEGTASRDSKDTLHHKQGSQDRSKTFQLSLDSVDTSLQLQFQKPTTVDPSPETILKTSS, from the exons ATGGCACCAGCCACCAGTACTCATTTTCCTACAACATCAGCCACCTCCCACTGGACCACAGCATCAACAACAGCCACCACCATAAAAGCAACCACTCAAG AAAAATGTGAAAATGGAGGAACACATGATGGCATTAAATGTTTGTGTCTGAGTTTATTCTATGGACCAAAGTGTGAATTCCCTGTAGAGATCCCTTCGGAATTGG AAAAATGTGAAAATGGAGGAACACATGATGGCATTAAATGTTTGTGTCTGAGTTTATTCTATGGACCAAAGTGTGAATTCCCTGTAGAGGAATTGG AACCTGTTTTAGAAACTGTGCCTGTGACAGTTGAAGTCCAGGTGAGGATCACCAGCAAGAAGTACAAGGAAGAGCTCCAAAACAAAAGCTCAGAAGAATATAAGACCTTGGAGAAGACCTTTACGGATGAG ATGAACAGTGTTTATGAAAATGTCGCTGGATATCGTGGTGTGGTGATCCTGAACCTTCG GAATGGCAGCATCATTGTGGACCACGAAGTCATCATTGAAGCTATGATAAACAATAACGTGAACAACATTGAAGCAGTTGTCCAGAACTTGACAGAGACAGTGCGGGAGCAACTGGTTATCATGAATTCCACCATGAACAACTGTACAAACAGCTCAA caatttgcttttcagcTCCAACTAACCCTATTCTGAACACAACCACACATTTTTCAGCTGAAG aATTTTGCAGAAAAATAATTCATCCTAAATATGTAGCCTACTATTACCCCGATACGACAACAGGCACCCTGCGCTGTATCTCCAACTGCACCAAGGACACCTTAAGCTCCATAAACTGCAACCATGGAGTGTGTCGCATCTCTGAAAGAGGTCCCCAGTGCAA CTGCGATGATATAGAGACATTTTGGTACGTGGACAATCACTGCCAGACACGCTTCCAGAAGGGCTATGTTGGCTTTGGTCTTGCGCTGGCTGTCCTCTTGGTGGCCAGTGCCATCCTGGCCATCTTCCTCATCAGGGCCAAACGGAGGAAGTCTGGAGCTAG CTGGTCTGATGATGCTGAGCTCTGGTATGGGGAGGATGAGGAAGAGTGGCATCCCTCAAAGGGTCTGAGCTTCAAGAATGAAGGAACAGCCTCCAGGGACAGTAAGGACACATTACATCATAAACAAG